From a single Leopardus geoffroyi isolate Oge1 chromosome E1, O.geoffroyi_Oge1_pat1.0, whole genome shotgun sequence genomic region:
- the PPP1R1B gene encoding protein phosphatase 1 regulatory subunit 1B isoform X2 translates to MLFRLSEHSSPEEEASPHQRASGEGHHLKSKRPNPCAYTPPSLKAVQRIAESHLQSISNLSENQASEEEDELGELRELGYPREEDEEDEEEEEEEEEEEDSQAEVLKGRRGPAGEKITCGQGLEGPWERPPPLDEPQRDGSSKNQVEDLALNESGDEPQRPAHPEPGT, encoded by the exons ATGCTGTTCCGGCTCTCAGAGCACTCCTCGCCAG AGGAGGAGGCCTCCCCTCACCAG AGAGCCTCAGGAGAGGGGCATCACCTCAAATCGAAGAGACCCAACCCATGTGCCTACACACCCCCCTCGCTGAAAG CTGTGCAGCGCATTGCCGAGTCGCATCTCCAGTCCATCAGCAACCTGAGCGAGAACCAGGCCTCAGAGGAGGAGGATGAGCTGGGGGAACTGCGGGAGCTGGGCTACCCTAGAGAGGAAGACGAGGAAgacgaggaggaagaggaagaggaagaggaggaggaggacagccaGGCTGAAGTTCTGAAGGGCAGGAGGGGGCCTG CTGGGGAGAAGATAACTTGTGGCCAGGGTCTGGAGGGACCCTGGGAGCGCCCACCCCCTCTGGATGAGCCCCAGAGAGATGGAAGCTCCAAGAACCAAGTGGAAGATCTGGCACTAAATG AGTCTGGGGACGAGCCACAGCGCCCTGCCCACCCTGAGCCTGGCACATAG
- the PPP1R1B gene encoding protein phosphatase 1 regulatory subunit 1B isoform X1, protein MDPKDRKKIQFSVPAPPSQLDPRQVEMIRRRRPTPAMLFRLSEHSSPEEEASPHQRASGEGHHLKSKRPNPCAYTPPSLKAVQRIAESHLQSISNLSENQASEEEDELGELRELGYPREEDEEDEEEEEEEEEEEDSQAEVLKGRRGPAGEKITCGQGLEGPWERPPPLDEPQRDGSSKNQVEDLALNESGDEPQRPAHPEPGT, encoded by the exons ATGGACCCCAAGGACCGCAAGAAGATCCAGTTCTCGGTGCCCGCGCCCCCGAGCCAGCTCGACCCCCGCCAGGTGGAGATG ATCCGGCGCAGGAGACCAACCCCTGCCATGCTGTTCCGGCTCTCAGAGCACTCCTCGCCAG AGGAGGAGGCCTCCCCTCACCAG AGAGCCTCAGGAGAGGGGCATCACCTCAAATCGAAGAGACCCAACCCATGTGCCTACACACCCCCCTCGCTGAAAG CTGTGCAGCGCATTGCCGAGTCGCATCTCCAGTCCATCAGCAACCTGAGCGAGAACCAGGCCTCAGAGGAGGAGGATGAGCTGGGGGAACTGCGGGAGCTGGGCTACCCTAGAGAGGAAGACGAGGAAgacgaggaggaagaggaagaggaagaggaggaggaggacagccaGGCTGAAGTTCTGAAGGGCAGGAGGGGGCCTG CTGGGGAGAAGATAACTTGTGGCCAGGGTCTGGAGGGACCCTGGGAGCGCCCACCCCCTCTGGATGAGCCCCAGAGAGATGGAAGCTCCAAGAACCAAGTGGAAGATCTGGCACTAAATG AGTCTGGGGACGAGCCACAGCGCCCTGCCCACCCTGAGCCTGGCACATAG